A stretch of the Bacillus sp. B-jedd genome encodes the following:
- a CDS encoding YlbF family regulator, whose product MLATIERVELLENAEQLGKMVLESEVAEHYRACLYKLRTSKETQRKISRFVKLKDQYEDVQRFGKYHPDYKSIMMQIREAKRDMDLDGNVAEFKMAENDLQRLLDEISGLIGGSVSKHIKVPAGNPFFETGSSCGGGCGTGGGCGCSA is encoded by the coding sequence TTGCTTGCTACAATAGAAAGAGTTGAATTGCTCGAAAATGCAGAGCAGTTGGGCAAAATGGTATTGGAGTCTGAAGTCGCCGAACATTATCGGGCTTGTTTATATAAATTGCGTACAAGCAAGGAAACGCAAAGGAAAATTTCCCGCTTTGTAAAATTGAAGGATCAGTACGAGGATGTACAGCGTTTTGGCAAGTACCATCCTGACTACAAAAGCATCATGATGCAAATTAGGGAAGCGAAAAGGGATATGGACCTGGATGGTAATGTGGCAGAATTTAAGATGGCCGAAAATGACCTCCAGCGCCTGCTAGATGAAATCAGCGGCCTTATTGGCGGTTCAGTGTCAAAGCATATTAAGGTCCCGGCCGGCAACCCGTTTTTTGAAACTGGCTCCAGTTGCGGTGGAGGCTGCGGGACCGGCGGAGGCTGCGGATGCTCCGCATAG
- a CDS encoding YlbG family protein yields MFGQRQGLVVWLYTLKQAKMLRRFGNVHYVSKKLKYAVIYCDQSEIDTVMEKLQSYSFVKKVEPSYKPFVKMEYENAAPDKAKEYDYKMGI; encoded by the coding sequence ATGTTTGGACAAAGGCAAGGTTTGGTGGTCTGGCTCTATACCTTAAAACAGGCCAAAATGCTTAGAAGGTTCGGGAATGTCCATTATGTATCTAAAAAGCTTAAGTATGCTGTTATCTATTGCGACCAAAGTGAGATAGACACAGTTATGGAGAAACTGCAATCCTATTCATTTGTTAAAAAGGTGGAACCATCCTACAAACCTTTTGTCAAAATGGAATATGAAAACGCGGCACCTGATAAAGCGAAGGAATATGATTATAAAATGGGTATTTAA
- a CDS encoding DUF7147 family protein, translating into MIQRFIELGSGYGDLYELIEIAKTNSSRLTHMLALHTIKDGKEVTSAAIILRPAHEGKFQPIYICREGIPNPHYHPVKRYGLFEEAASLLGKQVYELSVKPSTMFAETELYYQQLIGILRLNHFLPPLG; encoded by the coding sequence GTGATACAGCGATTTATAGAGCTTGGAAGCGGCTATGGGGATTTATATGAATTGATTGAAATAGCAAAAACAAATTCCAGCCGCCTTACCCATATGCTTGCCCTTCATACTATTAAAGACGGGAAGGAAGTAACTTCTGCCGCTATTATCCTGCGCCCGGCACACGAAGGTAAATTCCAGCCCATTTACATTTGCAGGGAGGGAATTCCAAATCCCCATTACCATCCAGTGAAGAGATACGGTCTCTTCGAAGAGGCGGCCTCGTTGCTTGGGAAACAGGTTTACGAACTATCAGTTAAGCCGTCAACAATGTTTGCCGAGACCGAACTATACTATCAGCAGCTAATCGGAATTCTCCGCCTGAATCATTTCCTTCCCCCATTAGGTTGA
- the rsmD gene encoding 16S rRNA (guanine(966)-N(2))-methyltransferase RsmD has translation MRVVSGSCKGRPLKAVPGTGTRPTTDKVKEAIFNMIGPFFSGGTGLDLYAGSGGLGIEALSRGLEQVIFVDRDPKAIMVIKENLRACTLENKSEVYRNDSERALKALSKRGMAFDYIFLDPPYKKQQLVSLLERISSDGRLERGGKIVCEHGKELVLPETAGDLQKIRHEVYGIIAISIYAYPETVQGGNECD, from the coding sequence ATGAGAGTCGTTTCAGGAAGCTGCAAAGGCCGTCCGCTTAAGGCGGTGCCCGGCACAGGCACAAGGCCGACGACAGACAAGGTAAAGGAAGCGATTTTTAATATGATAGGCCCGTTTTTTTCAGGAGGGACAGGCCTTGATTTATATGCGGGAAGCGGCGGGCTTGGGATTGAAGCGCTAAGCAGGGGACTGGAACAGGTTATATTTGTTGACCGGGACCCAAAAGCGATTATGGTGATAAAGGAGAATCTGAGGGCATGCACACTGGAGAATAAGTCGGAAGTATACCGGAACGATTCGGAAAGAGCTTTAAAGGCGCTTTCGAAACGCGGCATGGCATTTGACTATATCTTTCTTGACCCGCCCTATAAAAAGCAGCAGCTAGTATCGCTTCTCGAAAGGATCAGTTCCGATGGAAGGCTTGAACGGGGAGGAAAGATAGTTTGCGAACACGGCAAAGAGCTCGTGCTTCCCGAAACTGCGGGAGACCTGCAGAAAATAAGACATGAAGTCTATGGAATTATAGCCATTTCGATTTATGCCTATCCGGAAACGGTGCAAGGGGGAAATGAATGTGACTAA
- the coaD gene encoding pantetheine-phosphate adenylyltransferase, which produces MTNIAVCPGSFDPVTYGHLDIIMRGARVFDEVHVVVLNNSSKNPLFSVEERISLISEVTKDLKNVKTGSFQGLLVDYAQSVNARAIIRGLRAVSDFEYEMQITSMNRVLNEQIETFFIMTNNQYSFLSSSIVKEVAKYGGNITELVPPPVEKALKKKFNL; this is translated from the coding sequence GTGACTAATATTGCGGTCTGCCCGGGGAGCTTCGACCCGGTTACATACGGACATCTCGATATCATCATGAGAGGGGCAAGAGTTTTCGACGAGGTGCATGTCGTCGTTTTAAATAACTCCTCAAAAAATCCCCTTTTTTCTGTTGAAGAGAGGATTTCATTAATAAGTGAAGTAACCAAGGATTTGAAAAATGTGAAAACCGGCTCCTTTCAGGGACTTTTGGTTGATTATGCCCAAAGCGTAAATGCGCGTGCAATAATCAGGGGGTTAAGGGCCGTATCCGACTTTGAGTATGAAATGCAAATTACGTCAATGAACCGGGTGTTGAACGAACAAATAGAAACCTTTTTTATCATGACGAATAACCAATATTCCTTCCTAAGTTCCAGCATAGTAAAGGAAGTTGCGAAATACGGAGGCAATATCACCGAACTTGTTCCTCCGCCTGTTGAAAAAGCGTTAAAGAAGAAATTTAATTTATAA
- the ylbJ gene encoding sporulation integral membrane protein YlbJ, protein MFRSKVKTILLAVSVSIMAVSLISYPQESFQASIRGLNMWWEIVFPSLLPFFIISEMLIGFGVVKFIGVLLEPLMRPLFKVPGVGGFVWAMGMASGFPAGAKLTARLRQEGNLTRIEAERLASFTNCSNPLFIFGAVSVGFFHNAHLGLLLAISHYLGNICVGLIMRFYGKDERSSRGGHHKTFKIREALAALHRTRLKDNRPIGKLLGDAVTSSIQTLLMIGGFIILFSVVNKILFHLQVTAFLANGLNVVLSSMSFPEMLSIPFISGLFEITLGSQLISQVQEATLLQQAIITSFILAFSGLSVLAQVASILAQTDIRFRPFFFARILHGFFAGIFAFLLWEPFYIRIAGSTIPQDAVPVVNPAEAGIFSISHFAIVEWGPLLTLASLIIYIIILYRRQRIG, encoded by the coding sequence ATGTTCCGGTCAAAAGTAAAAACAATTCTTCTTGCGGTTTCTGTTTCGATTATGGCCGTTTCATTGATTTCGTATCCCCAGGAATCATTTCAGGCATCGATCCGCGGTCTTAACATGTGGTGGGAAATCGTCTTTCCTTCACTGCTTCCCTTTTTCATCATATCTGAAATGCTCATTGGCTTTGGAGTGGTAAAATTTATTGGTGTTCTGCTTGAACCATTAATGAGGCCGCTGTTTAAAGTTCCCGGTGTCGGCGGTTTTGTTTGGGCGATGGGAATGGCGTCGGGATTTCCAGCCGGTGCCAAACTTACTGCCCGGCTCCGCCAGGAAGGAAATCTTACGAGAATTGAAGCGGAAAGACTGGCTTCATTTACAAATTGTTCAAACCCTTTGTTTATTTTTGGGGCAGTGTCTGTGGGTTTTTTCCATAATGCCCACCTAGGCCTCCTTCTGGCCATCTCGCATTATCTCGGAAATATATGTGTTGGGTTAATCATGAGGTTTTATGGAAAAGATGAACGTTCTTCCAGAGGTGGCCACCATAAAACTTTCAAAATTCGGGAAGCCCTTGCCGCTCTTCACCGGACAAGGCTGAAAGATAACCGTCCAATCGGAAAGCTTCTTGGAGATGCTGTAACTTCTTCGATCCAGACATTGCTAATGATCGGCGGATTCATCATATTATTTTCAGTCGTCAATAAGATTCTTTTCCACTTACAGGTCACAGCCTTCCTGGCAAACGGGCTTAATGTGGTTCTATCATCGATGTCCTTTCCGGAAATGCTGAGCATCCCATTTATCTCCGGCCTATTCGAGATAACCCTTGGCAGCCAGCTTATCAGCCAGGTGCAGGAAGCAACTCTCCTCCAACAGGCCATTATAACCAGTTTCATCCTTGCCTTTAGCGGGCTCAGCGTACTCGCTCAGGTAGCAAGCATTCTCGCGCAAACAGATATACGATTTCGGCCGTTTTTCTTTGCCCGAATCCTCCATGGATTTTTCGCTGGTATTTTTGCATTTTTATTATGGGAACCTTTTTACATCAGGATTGCCGGCTCTACAATCCCGCAGGACGCAGTACCGGTTGTTAACCCGGCGGAGGCAGGTATTTTCTCCATCAGCCACTTTGCCATCGTGGAATGGGGTCCCCTCTTGACGCTTGCCTCTTTGATTATCTACATAATCATTTTATATCGGCGGCAGCGGATAGGATGA
- a CDS encoding patatin-like phospholipase family protein — MAPKIGLALGSGGARGFAHLGVLKVLTDEGIPIDMIAGSSMGALVGCLYGAGIDLDRFYKFSISFKRKYFLDFTVPKMGFISGKRVKEFIRLFTHNKNIEELNLPLAVVATDLMTGEKVVFKSGSAAEAVRASISIPGIFIPEKIDGRILVDGGVVDRIPVSVVKEMGADIVIAVDVSGVEKNAEIDSIYDVIMQSIDIMQTELLRYREVASDVMIRPQVGRFSSRAFTNIEEIIKIGEEEAKKQIGPIRDAIGRWKEQH; from the coding sequence ATGGCTCCGAAAATCGGTTTGGCGCTTGGTTCAGGAGGAGCCCGCGGGTTTGCCCACCTGGGGGTTTTAAAAGTATTAACGGATGAAGGAATCCCAATCGATATGATTGCGGGGAGCAGCATGGGGGCTTTGGTCGGCTGTCTTTATGGAGCGGGAATTGACCTTGACCGGTTTTATAAATTTTCCATTTCATTTAAACGAAAATACTTTCTTGATTTTACAGTACCGAAAATGGGGTTCATCTCTGGAAAACGGGTAAAAGAGTTTATCCGGCTGTTCACACATAATAAAAATATTGAAGAACTAAACTTGCCGCTTGCCGTAGTAGCTACTGATTTAATGACTGGGGAAAAGGTTGTCTTTAAATCGGGGTCCGCCGCTGAGGCAGTAAGGGCAAGTATTTCAATACCCGGAATTTTCATTCCTGAAAAAATTGATGGAAGGATTCTAGTTGATGGTGGTGTCGTCGACCGAATCCCGGTCTCTGTTGTCAAAGAAATGGGGGCTGATATCGTCATTGCAGTTGACGTCTCCGGAGTCGAAAAAAATGCTGAAATTGATTCGATATATGATGTAATCATGCAAAGTATCGATATCATGCAAACAGAACTGCTCAGATATCGGGAGGTGGCTTCGGATGTCATGATCCGCCCGCAGGTTGGCAGGTTCAGTTCGCGGGCCTTTACCAATATAGAAGAGATAATTAAAATAGGGGAAGAAGAGGCCAAAAAACAAATTGGACCAATTAGAGATGCCATTGGGCGCTGGAAGGAGCAGCATTAG
- a CDS encoding SepM family pheromone-processing serine protease, with protein sequence MRKKHIRIPYILAALFFLASIFYSLPYYISKPGLAKELEPIITVENGFDEEGSFMLTTVRMGRANIYTYLMAKFGKYQEIYSLDEVLGKGESEKDYNTKQLHMMEDSKTSAIEAAYKKAGIPVEYRYKGIYVMSTVPGMPADGILETGDRLLVADGKILKSKDELLSYLKEKKAGDQVSLTYSRKGKEGKTTLKLENFKDKIPGSNQPGAGIGILPVDDREIIVSPKVKVKTDEIGGPSAGLMFALEIYNQLTEEDLTKGYEIAGTGTLSEGIVGPIGGIEQKIVAADKAGAEIFFAPNENGATDSNYRAAVKTAKDIRSKMKIIPVDTFDEAVAYLEKLKPKKS encoded by the coding sequence ATGCGCAAAAAACACATTAGGATTCCCTATATACTTGCCGCCTTGTTTTTTTTGGCAAGCATCTTTTATTCATTGCCATATTATATTTCAAAACCAGGGCTTGCAAAAGAGCTTGAACCGATCATTACAGTTGAAAATGGGTTCGATGAAGAAGGCAGCTTTATGCTGACAACTGTCCGAATGGGAAGAGCTAATATTTATACTTACTTGATGGCGAAGTTTGGCAAGTACCAGGAAATATACTCCCTCGATGAAGTGCTGGGAAAAGGTGAAAGTGAAAAAGATTATAATACAAAACAACTGCATATGATGGAAGATTCAAAAACAAGCGCGATTGAAGCAGCCTATAAAAAAGCCGGAATTCCAGTGGAATATCGTTATAAAGGTATTTATGTGATGAGCACTGTTCCCGGAATGCCAGCAGATGGCATCCTGGAAACCGGGGACAGGCTATTGGTGGCTGATGGAAAAATACTGAAATCGAAGGACGAACTGCTCTCCTACCTGAAAGAAAAAAAAGCAGGCGACCAAGTGAGCCTGACCTACAGCAGGAAAGGGAAAGAGGGAAAAACAACTCTGAAGCTTGAGAATTTCAAGGATAAAATCCCTGGAAGCAATCAGCCGGGAGCAGGTATTGGGATTTTGCCGGTGGATGACAGGGAAATCATCGTCTCTCCAAAAGTGAAAGTGAAGACAGATGAGATTGGCGGACCATCAGCAGGTCTTATGTTCGCCCTTGAAATTTACAATCAGCTCACAGAGGAGGATTTGACAAAAGGGTATGAAATTGCCGGAACAGGGACGCTCTCAGAAGGTATAGTGGGTCCTATTGGGGGAATCGAGCAAAAGATTGTCGCCGCGGATAAAGCAGGTGCAGAAATATTTTTTGCACCAAATGAAAATGGGGCGACAGATTCAAACTACCGGGCAGCTGTCAAAACAGCTAAAGACATCCGTTCAAAAATGAAAATTATTCCTGTTGATACATTTGATGAGGCGGTAGCCTACCTCGAAAAACTAAAGCCTAAAAAGAGTTAG
- a CDS encoding nucleotidyltransferase, with protein MKAAGVVVEYNPFHNGHLYHLEAAREMSGADIIIAVMSGSFLQRGEPALVSKWSRAKMALMNGADLVFELPYQYSTQKAEVFADGAVKMLDAALCSTVCFGSEAGDAEAFIKTVEYINNERESYDRLIRQYMQTGVSYPRAASLAMEELKAPEGVLPLSQPNNILGYHYVKSILSINSRMMPLTVKRKSANYHDQDFASSTIASATSIRKALFDGSGGLASIRRYIPKSSAEALEDYLAEFGAFHSWEMFWPYLKYRLLQASPAELNSIYEAEEGLENRLVGAAIKAESFGEFMNTAKTKRYTWTRIQRLCTHILVNAKKEEMATSEKGPEYLRLLGMTDFGKRYLNMYKGDFKLPVVSRLSSFSSKGIELDIKAAYIYSLGVPGPQSQKLLEMEYSQPPYVIEKR; from the coding sequence TTGAAAGCTGCTGGAGTTGTTGTGGAATATAATCCATTTCATAATGGACATCTCTATCATTTAGAAGCAGCCAGGGAAATGAGCGGCGCTGATATTATTATTGCGGTCATGAGCGGCAGCTTTCTGCAAAGGGGAGAACCAGCCCTTGTTTCAAAGTGGTCACGCGCGAAGATGGCTTTAATGAACGGGGCTGATCTAGTCTTTGAACTGCCTTATCAATACAGCACCCAAAAAGCGGAGGTATTTGCGGATGGGGCTGTAAAAATGCTCGATGCCGCCCTATGTTCCACCGTTTGCTTCGGAAGTGAAGCTGGGGATGCGGAGGCTTTTATTAAAACGGTTGAATATATCAACAACGAGAGGGAATCCTATGACCGGTTGATCCGGCAGTACATGCAGACAGGGGTCAGCTATCCCCGGGCAGCCTCCTTGGCAATGGAAGAACTGAAAGCGCCCGAGGGAGTCCTTCCCTTGTCACAGCCGAATAATATCCTTGGCTATCATTATGTGAAATCCATCCTTTCCATCAATAGCAGGATGATGCCTTTGACGGTTAAAAGAAAGAGCGCAAATTACCATGACCAGGACTTTGCCTCGTCTACTATTGCAAGTGCGACCAGTATCCGGAAAGCACTGTTTGATGGATCAGGAGGTCTTGCTTCTATTAGAAGGTACATACCAAAAAGTTCAGCCGAAGCACTTGAAGATTATTTGGCGGAGTTCGGCGCCTTCCATTCATGGGAGATGTTTTGGCCATATTTAAAATATAGGCTCCTCCAGGCATCCCCCGCTGAATTGAACTCCATCTATGAAGCCGAAGAAGGACTGGAGAACAGGCTTGTTGGAGCAGCTATTAAAGCGGAGAGTTTCGGGGAATTCATGAACACCGCAAAAACAAAGCGCTATACGTGGACGAGGATTCAACGGTTATGCACCCATATTCTTGTTAACGCAAAAAAGGAAGAAATGGCAACCTCAGAAAAAGGACCGGAATATTTGCGCTTGCTGGGGATGACGGATTTCGGCAAAAGATATTTAAATATGTATAAAGGCGATTTTAAACTGCCGGTCGTTTCCAGACTCTCATCGTTTTCCAGCAAGGGGATTGAACTCGATATCAAAGCGGCCTATATATATTCCCTTGGGGTTCCAGGTCCGCAGTCACAGAAGCTATTGGAAATGGAATATAGCCAGCCTCCATATGTAATCGAAAAGAGATGA
- a CDS encoding YceD family protein has protein sequence MKWTINQLQKIRNQDLVIDETIRVEEIKEIDSTIREVSPIRITGRADVGATKVVFHLRIKGHFVLPCSRTLVDVIYPVDVETTETFLFNISGYETDEEAYQVKGDVVDLMPVIREILLLEVPMQVFCEDVKAEGGAPQSGKDWEVVSEESQSNKIDPRLAGLAKFFDDNKSSDS, from the coding sequence ATGAAATGGACAATTAACCAGCTGCAAAAAATCCGGAACCAGGATTTAGTCATTGATGAAACGATCCGTGTTGAAGAAATCAAGGAGATTGATTCTACAATCAGGGAGGTTTCCCCGATCCGTATTACTGGACGGGCCGATGTGGGGGCCACGAAAGTGGTATTCCATCTAAGGATTAAAGGCCATTTTGTTCTGCCATGTTCCAGGACTCTAGTTGATGTCATTTATCCAGTGGATGTCGAAACAACGGAAACTTTCCTTTTCAATATTTCTGGATATGAAACAGATGAAGAGGCCTACCAGGTGAAAGGTGATGTGGTCGATTTAATGCCTGTAATCCGGGAAATTCTGCTTCTGGAAGTTCCCATGCAGGTGTTTTGCGAGGATGTCAAGGCTGAAGGGGGCGCTCCGCAATCCGGGAAGGATTGGGAAGTGGTTTCCGAGGAAAGCCAAAGCAATAAAATCGATCCAAGGCTTGCAGGGCTGGCCAAGTTTTTTGATGACAACAAATCATCCGATTCATAA
- the rpmF gene encoding 50S ribosomal protein L32 has translation MAVPFRRTSKTAKRKRRTHFKLNVPGMVACPNCGEMKLAHRVCKACGTYKGKEVVND, from the coding sequence ATGGCTGTACCTTTTAGAAGGACTTCTAAAACTGCGAAGAGAAAGCGTCGCACTCATTTCAAATTAAATGTTCCTGGTATGGTTGCATGCCCAAACTGCGGAGAGATGAAACTTGCTCACCGTGTTTGTAAAGCTTGCGGGACATACAAGGGGAAAGAAGTTGTTAACGACTAA
- a CDS encoding enoyl-CoA hydratase/isomerase family protein, producing the protein MAYSIEKLDNGILLFTIEREEKRNAINFEVMDGLVQLVRLAADEEVKAVAVTGQASDAFCSGGDLSVFHALKTKEEAFTMLSRMAGILYSLLILPKPTVAILNGTAVGGGCELATACDFRIARKGIKAGFIQGKQGIITGWGGGAILAEKMPAPTAMRLLMEAETRPVEELAASGFVDWIFENDPVRAGQSFLDPIICHESGVLQGYKTIWLNKWEESQLQARIEKEVEICAALWESEAHHRQVARFLNKRR; encoded by the coding sequence ATGGCCTACTCGATAGAAAAGCTTGATAACGGGATACTTTTGTTCACTATTGAAAGGGAAGAAAAACGAAATGCCATTAACTTTGAAGTAATGGATGGCCTTGTACAGCTGGTCAGACTAGCGGCTGATGAGGAAGTTAAAGCAGTGGCGGTTACCGGGCAGGCGTCGGATGCTTTTTGTTCAGGAGGGGATTTATCCGTCTTCCATGCTCTTAAAACGAAGGAAGAGGCATTTACAATGCTTTCAAGGATGGCGGGCATCCTTTATTCACTGCTGATTCTCCCAAAACCAACTGTCGCGATATTGAATGGCACAGCTGTGGGAGGAGGCTGTGAATTGGCCACCGCTTGCGATTTCCGGATTGCCAGAAAGGGAATAAAGGCGGGATTTATCCAAGGGAAGCAAGGAATCATTACAGGTTGGGGAGGCGGGGCGATTTTGGCAGAAAAAATGCCTGCGCCAACTGCGATGAGATTACTAATGGAAGCAGAAACGCGGCCTGTGGAGGAACTGGCTGCTTCAGGATTTGTTGATTGGATATTCGAAAACGATCCGGTCAGGGCGGGGCAGTCCTTTCTGGACCCAATCATTTGCCATGAGTCTGGAGTTTTACAGGGTTATAAAACTATTTGGCTTAATAAATGGGAAGAATCACAGCTTCAAGCTAGAATCGAAAAGGAAGTTGAAATATGCGCTGCACTCTGGGAAAGTGAAGCCCACCACAGGCAGGTGGCAAGATTCCTGAATAAGCGCCGCTAA
- a CDS encoding RsfA family transcriptional regulator — MSSTRQDAWTADEDLLLAEVILRYIREGGTQLQAFEEVGRQLSRTSAACGFRWNSYVRKQYKSGIEHAKKQRKEGKKPGKTVQNSEDSNEVQRTEKPLKPELDSSLEIKDVLKYIESLYSAAGSATSNKVEQKQLLERIKELERENVNLANELDRLREDYQVLMDILNRARKMAAEKEEPGSGQQKAKFQMDKYGNLERVE; from the coding sequence ATGTCATCTACAAGACAGGATGCATGGACAGCGGATGAGGATTTGCTCCTTGCCGAAGTAATTCTCAGATATATCAGGGAAGGCGGCACCCAGCTTCAGGCTTTCGAAGAAGTAGGCAGACAGTTGTCGCGCACTTCAGCAGCATGCGGGTTTAGATGGAATTCCTATGTGAGGAAACAATATAAGTCAGGAATCGAACATGCCAAGAAGCAGAGGAAGGAAGGGAAAAAACCAGGAAAGACGGTACAAAATAGCGAGGATTCCAATGAGGTACAAAGAACCGAAAAGCCCTTGAAGCCTGAACTGGATTCTTCACTTGAGATTAAGGATGTACTGAAATATATCGAAAGTCTTTACAGCGCGGCTGGCAGCGCCACCTCGAATAAGGTGGAGCAAAAGCAGCTTCTCGAAAGAATCAAAGAACTTGAAAGGGAAAACGTGAACCTGGCGAATGAGTTGGATAGGCTTCGTGAGGATTATCAAGTTTTAATGGATATCTTGAACAGGGCAAGGAAGATGGCTGCCGAAAAGGAAGAACCCGGTTCAGGGCAACAAAAGGCCAAATTCCAGATGGATAAATACGGTAACCTTGAAAGGGTGGAATAA
- a CDS encoding N-acetyltransferase: MPIKVEKLKVNYKTLEEFKKFKEYGIQELSMLEDLEANIIENDSQSPFYGIYFGDKLVARMSLYQIDSKFDRYFEPPQTYLELWKLEVLPDYQGKGYGTALVEFAKGYGFPIKTNPRVGSKSFWEKHGFTDVDYEVERDLGENPLVWYPEGVGAQHH; this comes from the coding sequence ATGCCAATAAAGGTGGAGAAACTTAAAGTTAACTACAAAACATTAGAAGAGTTTAAAAAATTCAAAGAGTATGGCATACAGGAGTTGTCAATGCTCGAGGATCTTGAAGCGAATATTATCGAAAATGACAGCCAATCGCCTTTTTACGGGATTTATTTTGGTGATAAACTTGTCGCGAGGATGAGTTTATATCAAATTGATTCGAAATTCGATCGCTATTTCGAACCACCACAGACTTATCTGGAGTTGTGGAAGCTTGAGGTCCTTCCTGACTACCAGGGGAAGGGCTATGGGACGGCTCTGGTTGAATTCGCCAAAGGGTACGGTTTTCCGATTAAAACAAATCCACGCGTCGGGTCAAAAAGCTTTTGGGAAAAACACGGGTTCACAGACGTGGATTATGAAGTCGAACGTGATCTGGGTGAAAATCCGCTCGTCTGGTATCCGGAGGGTGTCGGTGCTCAGCACCACTAG
- a CDS encoding acetyl-CoA carboxylase biotin carboxylase subunit has translation MQRILIANRGEIALRIIRTCNKLGIETIAIYSDADESLPYVKAADKAVRIGEPPVMKSYLQGERIIEEAKKAGADAIHPGYGFLSENADFARLAEKEGLKFIGPAPETISLMGDKVASRDAMEKAGVPVVPGSSGGIETLEDASRIASDLGYPVMLKASSGGGGIGMVKCPDQTELEKAFSSVKARAKAYFGSDEVFLEKFIENARHIEVQIFGDSDGNIVHMFERDCSIQRRNQKVVEESPSPFLSEGARKKLFETALKAAQAVRYKNAGTIEFIFDEQENFYFLEMNTRLQVEHPVTEEITGIDLVEWQIRAAKGEKLPLSQKEITSNGHAIEFRLYAEDPVKFLPSPGNINEFSYSGGKGVRIDAGYREGDTVTPYYDPMIAKCIFSGENRDEALSAAKKFFGELMISGIKTNAPLFKSILENSDFEKGSYTTAFLNKMLN, from the coding sequence GTGCAAAGGATTTTAATAGCAAACCGAGGGGAAATAGCCTTAAGAATTATCAGGACTTGCAATAAGCTGGGAATCGAAACTATTGCCATCTATTCAGATGCCGATGAATCCCTGCCGTATGTAAAAGCTGCGGATAAAGCTGTCAGGATCGGGGAACCTCCTGTCATGAAGTCTTACCTTCAGGGGGAGCGAATTATCGAGGAGGCAAAAAAGGCGGGAGCAGACGCCATCCATCCAGGCTATGGTTTTTTATCCGAAAACGCGGATTTTGCCAGGCTTGCTGAAAAGGAAGGACTCAAGTTCATTGGACCTGCTCCGGAAACGATCAGTTTAATGGGGGATAAGGTCGCTTCCCGCGACGCGATGGAAAAAGCGGGCGTCCCGGTTGTCCCGGGCAGCAGCGGGGGCATTGAAACACTTGAGGATGCGTCCAGGATTGCAAGTGATTTAGGCTATCCTGTCATGCTGAAGGCTTCGAGCGGCGGAGGAGGGATCGGCATGGTCAAATGCCCTGATCAAACAGAGCTCGAAAAAGCCTTTTCCTCAGTAAAAGCCAGGGCTAAAGCCTATTTCGGTTCGGATGAGGTATTCCTAGAAAAATTCATTGAAAATGCCAGGCATATAGAAGTTCAGATTTTCGGAGACAGCGATGGGAACATTGTCCATATGTTTGAAAGAGATTGCTCAATTCAGAGGAGAAACCAGAAAGTCGTCGAAGAATCCCCGTCGCCATTCCTTTCGGAAGGGGCAAGAAAAAAACTTTTTGAAACCGCTCTCAAAGCTGCGCAGGCTGTTCGCTATAAAAATGCAGGGACTATTGAATTCATTTTTGATGAACAAGAAAATTTTTATTTTCTTGAAATGAACACAAGGCTTCAGGTAGAGCATCCTGTCACCGAAGAGATTACCGGAATTGATTTGGTAGAGTGGCAGATTCGGGCTGCTAAAGGGGAGAAGCTTCCTCTGAGCCAGAAGGAAATCACTTCAAACGGGCATGCGATTGAGTTCCGCCTCTATGCCGAAGACCCGGTCAAGTTTTTGCCTTCTCCGGGCAACATAAATGAATTTTCATATTCCGGAGGAAAAGGGGTAAGGATTGACGCGGGATATCGCGAAGGGGATACAGTCACCCCATATTATGACCCGATGATAGCCAAATGCATCTTCTCCGGTGAAAACAGGGATGAAGCACTTTCCGCCGCCAAGAAATTCTTTGGAGAATTGATGATTAGCGGAATAAAGACGAACGCACCTCTTTTCAAGTCCATTTTGGAGAATAGCGATTTTGAAAAAGGCAGCTACACAACCGCTTTTTTAAATAAAATGCTGAATTAA